From a region of the Agromyces ramosus genome:
- the rsmA gene encoding 16S rRNA (adenine(1518)-N(6)/adenine(1519)-N(6))-dimethyltransferase RsmA codes for MNAHRHEAEGGAAAPRLLGPAEIRDLAELLDVTPTKKLGQNFVHDGNTVRRIVHVAGVQPGETVLEIGPGLGSLTLGLLEAGASVIAVEIDHRLAEQLPHTVAVMQPGTPITVVRADALQVTELPGAPTRLVANLPYNVSVPVLLHLLEHFPSLASGIVMVQAEVGHRLAADPGSKVYGAPSVKAAWYGRWRTAGQVSRMVFWPVPNVDSVLVGFERAVPPGTEQERRATFAIVDAAFQQRRKMLRQALSGVLGGSAAAASEVLTRAGVDPETRGEQLRVGDFLAIARAAAVA; via the coding sequence GTGAACGCCCACCGGCATGAGGCCGAGGGTGGTGCCGCCGCGCCACGCCTGCTCGGGCCGGCCGAGATCCGCGACCTCGCCGAGCTCCTCGACGTGACGCCCACCAAGAAGCTCGGCCAGAACTTCGTGCACGACGGCAACACGGTGCGGCGCATCGTGCACGTCGCCGGAGTGCAGCCCGGAGAGACGGTGCTCGAGATCGGGCCCGGCCTCGGCTCGCTGACACTCGGGCTGCTCGAGGCCGGGGCATCCGTCATCGCCGTCGAGATCGACCACCGCCTCGCCGAGCAGCTGCCGCACACGGTCGCGGTCATGCAGCCGGGCACGCCCATCACGGTGGTGCGGGCCGACGCCCTGCAGGTGACCGAGCTGCCCGGAGCGCCCACGCGGCTCGTGGCGAACCTGCCGTACAACGTCTCGGTGCCGGTGCTGCTGCACCTGCTCGAGCATTTCCCGTCGCTCGCGTCGGGCATCGTGATGGTGCAGGCCGAGGTCGGGCACCGCCTCGCAGCCGACCCGGGCTCGAAGGTCTACGGCGCCCCGAGCGTGAAGGCGGCGTGGTACGGGCGCTGGCGCACGGCCGGCCAGGTGTCGCGCATGGTGTTCTGGCCGGTGCCGAACGTCGACTCGGTGCTCGTCGGCTTCGAGCGTGCCGTTCCGCCCGGAACCGAGCAGGAGCGTCGCGCGACGTTCGCCATCGTCGACGCGGCGTTCCAGCAGCGCCGCAAGATGCTCCGCCAGGCGCTCTCGGGCGTGCTCGGCGGATCCGCGGCCGCCGCCTCCGAGGTGCTCACCCGTGCCGGGGTCGACCCCGAGACCCGCGGCGAGCAACTCCGCGTCGGCGACTTCCTCGCCATCGCACGTGCAGCGGCGGTAGCGTGA
- a CDS encoding 4-(cytidine 5'-diphospho)-2-C-methyl-D-erythritol kinase, with protein sequence MTIAATDEAVHVRAPGKVNLFMRVGSVQADGYHDVATAYQAVSLYEDVRAWPDDEFSVGFGGSIDTSGLPVDSSNLAIKAAKLLARTAGVPGGVRLEIEKHVPIAGGMGGGSADAAATLVACDALWGTALSKEELHALAAKLGADVPFALSGGTAIGTGRGDRLSPALATGSFHWVLAVAEFGLSTPGVYRELDRRREERLAFAPAERSPVVDSAVLQALRAGDPRLLSGALHNDLQAAALGLAPGLGGILELGEAHGALAGIVSGSGPTVAFLVDDAESAIELQVALSAARLNVVHVHGPVHGARIMHG encoded by the coding sequence ATGACGATCGCCGCGACCGACGAGGCAGTGCACGTTCGGGCGCCCGGCAAGGTCAACCTCTTCATGCGCGTGGGCTCCGTGCAGGCCGACGGCTACCACGATGTCGCGACCGCCTACCAGGCCGTCTCGCTCTACGAAGACGTGCGGGCCTGGCCCGACGACGAGTTCAGCGTGGGCTTCGGCGGCAGCATCGACACCTCGGGGCTCCCGGTTGACAGCTCGAACCTCGCCATCAAGGCGGCGAAGCTCCTCGCGCGCACGGCCGGCGTGCCGGGCGGTGTGCGTCTCGAGATCGAGAAGCACGTGCCGATCGCGGGTGGCATGGGCGGCGGGTCGGCGGATGCCGCGGCCACCCTTGTCGCGTGCGACGCGCTCTGGGGCACGGCGCTCTCCAAGGAGGAGCTGCACGCGCTCGCCGCGAAGCTCGGCGCCGACGTGCCGTTCGCCCTGTCGGGCGGCACGGCCATCGGCACCGGCCGGGGCGACCGGTTGAGCCCCGCCCTCGCGACCGGGTCGTTCCACTGGGTGCTCGCGGTCGCGGAGTTCGGCCTCTCGACGCCCGGCGTGTACCGGGAGCTCGACCGGCGCCGTGAAGAACGGCTCGCGTTCGCGCCCGCCGAGCGATCGCCCGTCGTCGACTCGGCGGTGCTGCAGGCGCTTCGCGCCGGCGACCCGCGGCTCCTCTCCGGAGCGCTGCACAACGACCTGCAGGCGGCTGCGCTCGGACTCGCACCCGGCCTCGGCGGCATCCTCGAACTCGGCGAGGCGCACGGCGCGCTCGCCGGAATCGTCTCGGGCTCGGGTCCGACGGTCGCGTTCCTCGTCGACGACGCCGAGTCGGCGATCGAGCTGCAGGTCGCCCTCTCCGCGGCGCGCCTGAACGTCGTGCACGTGCACGGTCCGGTGCACGGCGCGCGCATCATGCACGGCTAG
- a CDS encoding TatD family hydrolase encodes MTGPTPDHLRTRADGGRAVEYPPLPEPLPVGVYDNHTHLEIADGALPLDVHEHLERAASVGVVGAVQVGTDVATSRWSAEVAEREPRLLAAVALHPNEAPRLEASGTLDEALAVIDELAARPRVRAIGETGLDFFRTGDDGRGAQFRAFEAHLDIAKRHGLALQIHDRDAHDEVVETLRRVGAPERTVFHCFSGGADLARLAADEGWYLSFAGNVTFKNAENLRAALRVAPRDRILVETDAPYLTPAPLRGRPNAPYLVPHTARFMAEALGTDLDDFCSQLASNTVRVYGSWQDEPVLPIHQQGTA; translated from the coding sequence GTGACCGGACCCACCCCCGATCACCTCCGCACCCGTGCCGACGGCGGCCGTGCCGTCGAGTACCCGCCGCTGCCCGAACCGCTTCCGGTCGGCGTCTACGACAACCACACGCACCTCGAGATCGCCGACGGCGCGCTGCCGCTCGACGTGCACGAGCACCTCGAGCGCGCGGCATCCGTCGGCGTGGTCGGCGCCGTGCAGGTGGGCACGGATGTCGCGACGAGCCGCTGGTCGGCCGAGGTCGCCGAACGCGAGCCGCGGCTCCTCGCGGCGGTGGCGCTGCACCCCAACGAGGCGCCCCGGCTCGAGGCATCCGGAACCCTCGACGAGGCGCTCGCCGTGATCGACGAGCTCGCGGCCCGGCCGCGCGTGCGCGCCATCGGCGAGACCGGACTCGATTTCTTCCGCACCGGCGACGACGGCCGCGGCGCCCAGTTCCGCGCCTTCGAGGCGCACCTCGACATCGCGAAGCGGCACGGGCTCGCGCTGCAGATCCACGACCGCGACGCCCACGACGAGGTCGTCGAGACGCTCCGGCGCGTGGGTGCGCCGGAGCGCACGGTGTTCCACTGCTTCTCCGGCGGCGCGGACCTCGCACGGCTCGCCGCCGACGAGGGCTGGTACCTCTCGTTCGCCGGCAACGTCACGTTCAAGAACGCCGAGAACCTCCGTGCGGCGTTGCGGGTCGCGCCGCGCGACCGCATCCTCGTCGAGACGGATGCCCCGTACCTCACGCCCGCACCCCTGCGAGGGCGCCCGAACGCGCCCTACCTCGTGCCGCACACCGCCCGATTCATGGCCGAGGCGCTCGGAACCGACCTCGACGACTTCTGCTCGCAGCTCGCGTCGAACACGGTTCGGGTGTACGGCTCGTGGCAAGATGAGCCCGTGCTGCCGATCCATCAGCAGGGCACGGCGTGA
- the metG gene encoding methionine--tRNA ligase — translation MADGSSFYVTTPIFYVNDVPHIGHAYTEVAADVLARWHRQAGDDTWMLTGTDEHGQKILRTATANGVTPKEWADKLVAEAWVPLLETVDIANDDFIRTTDERHERNVQKFLQKLYDDGHIYTGEYEGYYCVGCEEYKQQSELVPGTGDYEGQLVCAIHSKPVELLNEKNYFFRMSAFADQLLALYAERPDFVQPESARNEAVSFVKSGLADLSISRSTFDWGVKVPWDETHVVYVWFDALLNYITAAGYGQDEAEFARRWPAQHIIGKDILRFHAVIWPAMLIAAGLEVPKGVFGHGWLLVGGEKMSKSKLTGIAPEQITETFGSDAFRYYFLRAIAFGQDGSFSWEDLAARYQAELANGFGNLASRVIAMVTRYCDGVVPTGGAPTVADLEIGSVERRATDASWEAIGRTAIHEAIGAAWELVDALNGYLTIEEPWTLAKDPAKRERLETVLATAYHGLGTLAVLLSPVLPKATAKLWTALGAPGTVQEQRIDRAHDWATGERVAPLEALFPRVEITE, via the coding sequence ATGGCCGACGGCTCCTCGTTCTATGTCACCACGCCCATTTTCTATGTGAATGACGTGCCGCACATCGGCCACGCCTACACGGAGGTGGCCGCCGACGTCCTCGCGCGCTGGCACCGCCAGGCGGGCGACGACACGTGGATGCTCACGGGCACCGACGAGCACGGCCAGAAGATCCTGCGCACGGCGACCGCCAACGGCGTGACGCCGAAGGAGTGGGCCGACAAGCTCGTCGCCGAGGCGTGGGTGCCGCTGCTCGAGACGGTCGACATCGCGAACGACGACTTCATCCGCACGACCGACGAGCGGCACGAGCGCAACGTGCAGAAGTTCCTGCAGAAGCTCTACGACGACGGTCACATCTACACCGGCGAGTACGAGGGCTACTACTGCGTCGGCTGCGAAGAGTACAAGCAGCAGTCCGAGCTCGTGCCGGGCACCGGCGACTACGAGGGCCAGCTCGTCTGCGCGATCCACTCGAAGCCCGTCGAGCTGCTGAATGAGAAGAACTACTTCTTCCGCATGTCCGCCTTCGCCGACCAGCTCCTCGCCCTCTATGCGGAGCGTCCCGACTTCGTGCAGCCCGAGTCGGCGCGCAACGAGGCGGTCTCGTTCGTGAAGTCGGGCCTCGCCGACCTCTCGATCTCGCGCTCCACGTTCGACTGGGGCGTGAAGGTGCCGTGGGACGAGACGCACGTCGTCTACGTCTGGTTCGATGCGCTGCTGAACTACATCACCGCGGCGGGCTACGGTCAAGACGAGGCGGAGTTCGCCCGTCGTTGGCCCGCGCAGCACATCATCGGCAAGGACATCCTGCGCTTCCACGCGGTCATCTGGCCGGCCATGCTCATCGCGGCGGGCCTCGAGGTGCCCAAGGGCGTCTTCGGGCACGGCTGGCTCCTCGTCGGCGGCGAGAAGATGTCGAAGTCGAAGCTCACCGGCATCGCCCCCGAGCAGATCACCGAGACCTTCGGGTCCGACGCGTTCCGCTACTACTTCCTGCGCGCCATCGCGTTCGGCCAAGACGGCTCGTTCTCGTGGGAAGACCTGGCGGCTCGATACCAGGCCGAGCTCGCCAACGGCTTCGGCAACCTCGCCTCCCGGGTCATCGCCATGGTCACGCGCTACTGCGACGGCGTGGTTCCGACCGGCGGTGCGCCGACGGTCGCCGATCTCGAGATCGGCTCGGTCGAGCGGCGTGCGACGGATGCCTCGTGGGAGGCCATCGGCCGAACCGCGATCCACGAGGCGATCGGCGCCGCGTGGGAGCTCGTCGACGCGCTCAACGGCTACCTCACCATCGAGGAGCCGTGGACCCTCGCGAAGGATCCGGCCAAGCGCGAACGGCTCGAGACCGTGCTCGCCACGGCCTACCACGGCCTCGGCACGCTCGCCGTGCTGCTCTCGCCGGTGCTGCCGAAGGCGACAGCGAAGCTCTGGACCGCGCTCGGCGCTCCCGGCACCGTGCAGGAGCAGCGCATCGATCGCGCCCACGACTGGGCGACCGGCGAACGGGTCGCGCCGCTCGAGGCGTTGTTCCCGCGCGTCGAGATCACCGAGTGA